TTCCCTCCTTCTACACTCTGAGAAACCTTGGCCCAGGGCCCTGACTTCCCTGGGATATGGGAGGAAAAGCAGGTGTGATGACAAAAAGATGCACTCTGAACTCATCAGCTTTGAACAAAGATGACTTGATTttaaatcctggttctgccacttactagcagcAAACCTTGGGCAAACAACTTAATCTATCCAAGCTTCCATTCCCCAGTGCCCTGGGAGTACTCTTCCTCAGGTTTGTCCCTTCTTAAAGCTTTCAAGTCTAGGCTCAAATACCACCTCTTCAGAAGGGCCTCTAATCTAAAGTGATCCCCCCACCCCAAGTTATCACATTTTATGTAACAATTTCATGTAACGACCTAAAATCTCCTTGTTTACTTACTGAGTTGATTGTTTACTGTTTCTCCTGTAGTTAAGGGGCTTTGTCTGGTCCAGGGCTATATTCCTAGCAACTGGCAATACTCCTGATCCACAGTaaccactcaataaatatttgttaaataagctAATGAGTAAGTCAACCAGGCCAAATGAACAATGCTTCACAATTTTTAAATAGGTGGTTCTGCAAAGTTAGACCAGGTTTACTCAAATTATAAGGACATTAGTTTGCTCAACTTACCTAACTGATCTGATCTAAGTCCAGCCCATGGGTACTTTCGTCCTACTGAGGGATTACGGGACTCTGACAAATATGAATTTTTCCACAGAAAGTTTCTCTGGTATTCACTCAGCCCCTGTAATGCAAAGTACAATTTGAGTACCAAGCAATTAATaaacattgttttttaaaaaaagatatcaatAAAGATCATTTCTGAGGCTCCAAAGAGTTGAAAGACTTAAAATTGATCATTAAACACTGAGAGCTCTTTAACAAAGCTAGTATTTACCAAGCCCTGTGCTAAGCAGTTCACATGcattatctcctttaatcctcacaaccacttgAGGCAGATGCTAGCAGGtgtctgaggctcagagaaaccaCGCTTTTCTCTGATTCATTCCGAAGCCTGAGCTCTTGTCTGGTAACAGGTGATAATCTAAATTCtaatcatcataaaaaaaaaaaatagattacccTAATTAAATTCTCACCAAGTACACAATATTACATGTTATACCCAGTACCATTCCGAAATTTGGTAAAGTCAACCGAAGACAAACTCCCCTCCCATTCTGGATACCAGCCTTAAGACAATAACGCAAGCTTGTGGGAGGCTGTGATCACCTGCTATGTTGAAGGGTGCTAGTCCCCAACAGCTACCAGCTACACAGAAATGTCAACAAACGCTAAAATAAATGCAAGACTATGAAACATACGCATTTCCTACACTCTGTCTTTACTAAAGACCTATTTCTAGGGCCTTTAAAAGATATACAcacttttaaagttttaaatagaAGAGGAGTTAAATGCTAGGCTGTGAGATGAGCGATATGTGTCCCAATCTGAAGTCGCATTTAGTTCTCATTATAAAGTGCCCTCCttccctgtaaaaaaaaaaaaaaaaaaaagtagaccccTCGAAGTAAATCTGTAGCAATACCATCTAACTCTCCCACGCGGCAACTCGGAAGTGTGTGCGAGCAGAGAGGAAGCTAGGTAAGAGGAAACAAATATCCTCTAGGGCCGCGGCAGGCTCGGGGCCGCCAGCCTCTGCGGGGCCGAGGGGCGCGGCGCGGAAAGGCAGCGCGGCCCCCGCGAACCGCACCCGCTCCGCCGCGGCTCTCCCCAGCCGCCTTCGGGCCCGGGAACCCTGGCCTCACCTTGAAGCGCACCGGCATGTCGCCCAGCGCTGACGCCCCACCACTCGGACAGTTAACGGGACAAAGAGCCCCGAGGGGGCGGGGCGTCAACAGTCGGTTCCCTAGGAAAAGCTTCTGCCCAGCGTCCCAGACTACGCGCCGCCGCACTGCGCGCTTCCCGCCCTGAGCCGGGTGGCTGTGCCATTCCCCGCCCATTTTCAAGCCTAAGGACCAATAGAGAGTCGGAAACTTTCTGGCGGCTATTAAAATTCTACCAATCGGTACCCGAAAAGGGGACGCCAACCTCCAATGCCAAATCCAGAAGGCGGGCGGGAGGTGGAGGGCGGAAGGCTGGCCAATCAGGCACCCAGAAGCGGAGTGGGCGAGGCCCTGCGGAAGCTTCGTCTTGCGGCGGAGGGATCAACGGTTTCCGAGATTACGGTACCGTGCGCAAGAAAGGGTCTGCGTTCTATGGCAAATAATGTGTAGGAAGCGTCGGGGGACTGGAGTCCTTAACGTCATGAAACATGGTGTGTTCTTAATTCCAAAACGTATAGTGGAACCGAATGTCTTTTTCTGAAAGCAAAGTGTTCAGGTTTATTCTTCTAAATATCAGTTCCTGCAGCCGACAATACCGCTACACAATTTATTGGCCCATTAAAGGGGATGGGCCGAAAAATACAGTTTAGGCaggttaagaaaaaaattaaatgaaaaaagagaaactGCTGTCTTTTTCCAACGATGTTCTCTCTCCGCCAGTGCCCCCCCCAAGATGTACATACAGCACTTAAATAGTAAACAAAGTTGCTTCTCAGTCTCAACTCATCcaccatttttaaataaaattacatcTGATATTAATAGACTATTGCTATCATCAAGTATTTCTTGAGATTCTGCCATTAGCAGAACACTGTGCTGCCCTGAAaattagaagagaaagaaattgtCCAATTTTCTAATTTACTTGGGAAAAATACACATATTTATTCAATAATAGTACCACATGCTAAGTTTTGAAATGAGAAGTGCAAACGATAAAGGCTACAGGCATTCGGAGGAAGGAGTCATTCCTGAGGAAGGGGATGATTAGAAAAAGCCTCAGGAAGAAATACTGAGACTCAGTCTTGAAGCTTAGAAGGACTTCAGTAAATAGAGAAAAGTAGGACCACCAAAGGACAGATGTCTGAGTGGAATGCTGCCAGGCTTCTTCCAGAAACAATGAATACAGTACCTTTTGCTTTTGTCATTTGTTGACTGAATGTAAGTATACACTTTTTTagcactgtgctgagtgaaaataagtccatcacaaaaggacaaataaagtatgagaccactattacaaaaacccataaaaaggtttacacacagaacaaaacaatctttgatggttgagGGGgcggtgggaggg
The DNA window shown above is from Elephas maximus indicus isolate mEleMax1 chromosome 4, mEleMax1 primary haplotype, whole genome shotgun sequence and carries:
- the MDM1 gene encoding nuclear protein MDM1 isoform X6, with protein sequence MPVRFKGLSEYQRNFLWKNSYLSESRNPSVGRKYPWAGLRSDQLVNQGLCRTKIQHNDISSLLFLSTLHKNSFVRSSKF